The sequence ATTTCTTTAATTGTGGGATCACCGGGAACAATTGATACAGTTTAATTGCGACGATTATTCCAAACACAATTAAGGTGAACATGGCAAAGGTCTCATGCGTATGAACGGCTGCTTCTTGCGTCCCGAACACTTGTTTAGCAAAATGCTCCCCACCGTCGCCAGTTAGATAAGCCACAATAGCAGAGACAAATCCAATCATCAGGCAGAAGTTGGCGATTGTATTCCAGACATTCGGCTTCCACAAGGCAATTAATTGAAGAACCGCACCTAACGATAATAAGGCGATTGGGAAATGGACAATAAGGGGATGAAGAGGTGTGCTCATAATAAATTTCTCCTTTGGGATTGGTTTGGGCTAGCACTATAATTACGCTGATCTATCAGGTTGTTGCCAGGTGTGAAACAATCGGCAAAGCAATGAAAAATGTACTTCCAATACCTACTTCGCTTTCGACCCAGATGGTACCTCCATGCGATTCTACAATCCACTTTGCAATCGACAACCCTAATCCTGTGTGGCCCTGCGTACGATTGCGTGATTCATCAACCCTACTGAAACGCTCGAACACTTCCTGCAGCTTAGCTTCCGGAATTCCAATTCCTGTGTCCTGGATCTGTAGAGTCAACAGGTTGCCCTTCACTGTCGCCTTTATCATGATACGATCTCCTGCAGCTGTATATTGTACTGCATTATCCAAAAGGATCAC comes from Paenibacillus sp. 19GGS1-52 and encodes:
- a CDS encoding DUF2231 domain-containing protein; amino-acid sequence: MSTPLHPLIVHFPIALLSLGAVLQLIALWKPNVWNTIANFCLMIGFVSAIVAYLTGDGGEHFAKQVFGTQEAAVHTHETFAMFTLIVFGIIVAIKLYQLFPVIPQLKKYAKFSFSKVFIPVLIVLSLTGGTLVVLTGHYGGKLVYQAASQGK